The Brasilonema sennae CENA114 genome includes a region encoding these proteins:
- a CDS encoding helix-turn-helix domain-containing protein, with the protein MTEESVFEESSGNVFADLGLEDAEELFTRGKIGIVVLNLLKQRNLKQREISKLLGIPQPEVSYLMRGEFQ; encoded by the coding sequence ATGACAGAAGAAAGCGTTTTTGAAGAAAGTAGTGGTAACGTTTTTGCTGATCTTGGCTTAGAGGATGCAGAAGAACTTTTTACCCGTGGCAAGATTGGGATTGTGGTACTTAACCTGTTAAAACAACGTAACCTGAAACAGCGGGAAATCAGCAAACTTCTTGGGATTCCCCAGCCAGAAGTATCGTATTTGATGAGAGGAGAGTTTCAATAG